A stretch of Buteo buteo chromosome 9, bButBut1.hap1.1, whole genome shotgun sequence DNA encodes these proteins:
- the LOC142034890 gene encoding feather keratin Cos2-3: MSCYNQCQPCQPCGPTPLANSCNEPCVRQCQNSTVVIQPSPVVVTLPGPILSSFPQNTVVGSSTSAAVGSILSCDGVPINSGCCDLSCITSRYCGRRCPPC; the protein is encoded by the coding sequence ATGTCCTGCTACAaccagtgccagccctgccagccctgtggcCCAACTCCGCTGGCCAACAGCTGCAAtgagccctgtgtcaggcagtgccagaaCTCCACCGTTGTCATCCAGCCCTCTcccgtggtggtgaccctgcccggccccatcctcagctccttcccgcagAACACCGTTGTGGGCTCCTCCACCTCCGCTGCCgttggcagcatcctcagctgtGACGGGGTGCCCATCAACTCTGGGTGCTGTGACCTCTCCTGCATCACCAGCCGctactgtggcagaaggtgccCCCCCTGCTAA
- the LOC142035008 gene encoding feather keratin Cos2-3-like — MKGRYKRQPKSLLSHPLLLPPSPWEPVCSTSSLLLSQVHLQPHDMSCYNQCLPCRPCGPTPLANSCNEPCVRQCQNSTIAIEPPAVVVTLPGPILSSFPQNTVVGSSTSAAVGRILSCDGVPINSGCCDLSGISRRY; from the exons ATGAAGGGCAGGTATAAAAGGCAGCCCAAGTCCCTGCTCTCTCATCcactcctcttgcctccttctCCTTGGGAACCAG TGTGCTCTACTTCCTCCCTGCTTCTCTCCCAGGTGCACCTCCAGCCCCACGACATGTCCTGCTACAACCAGTGCCTGCCATGCCGGCCCTGTGGCCCGACCCCGCTGgccaacagctgcaacgagccctgtgtcaggcagtgccagaaCTCCACCATTGCCATTGAGCCCCCGgctgtggtggtgaccctgcccggccccatcctcagctccttcccgcagAACACCGTTGTGGGCTCCTCCACCTCCGCTGCTGTTGGCAGGATCCTCAGCTGTGATGGAGTGCCAATCAACTCTGGGTGCTGTGACCTCTCTGGCATTTCCAGACGCTACTAG